From a single Ornithorhynchus anatinus isolate Pmale09 chromosome 15, mOrnAna1.pri.v4, whole genome shotgun sequence genomic region:
- the ORNANAV1R3131 gene encoding vomeronasal 1 receptor ornAnaV1R3131, producing the protein MDTRKISFVTLILLEMGIGVSGNVFLLLVTVCTVSTSHKPRSSELILIHLALANILMLLTRGIPETMSAWGWRNFLDAVGCKILFYFHRVARALSLCTTCLLSIFQASTISPSTSRWAGVKSKLPNCIIPSCLLSWVVNLLVNVTALIYISGPLNSTRNTVLLNYCSSVSVTAGITLVNAIVLSLRDLFFVGIMSVASSYMVFILHRHHRQIRHLHGPGRSPREMPEVKAAKRVIALVTLYVLLYGRDAVTLSSLLKGRENSPELVSSHLVLTFTFSAFSPFLLIHSNQRLRMFRKRKSPISNADGIPSPRGGMFSPPVTP; encoded by the coding sequence ATGGATACCAGAAAAATCTCATTTGTGACCCTGATTCTGTTAGAGATGGGCATTGGAGTCTCAGGAAATGTGTTTCTCCTTCTGGTAACTGTCTGTACGGTTTCCACCAGCCACAAGCCCAGATCCTCAGAATTGATCCTCATCCACTTAGCTTTGGCCAACATCCTGATGCTCCTCACCAGGGGAATCCCTGAGACTATGTCAGCGTGGGGGTGGAGAAATTTCTTGGATGCTGTAGGATGTAAAATCCTCTTTTATTTTCACCGAGTGGCTCGTGCTCTCTCCCTTtgtaccacctgcctcctgagcatctttcAGGCCagcaccatcagtcccagcacatCCCGGTGGGCAGGAGTCAAATCCAAACTTCCCAACTGCatcattccctcctgcctcctctcctgggtcGTCAATCTCCTGGTCAATGTCACTGCACTCATATACATTTCAGGGCCTCTGAACAGCACCAGAAATACAGTACTTCTGAATTACTGTTCTTCTGTCAGTGTCACTGCAGGAATCACCTTGGTCAATGCAATTGTGCTTTCTCTGCGGGATCTCTTCTTTGTGGGAATCATGAGTGTGGCCAGCAGCTACATGGTGTTCATCCTGCATAGACACCACCGGCAGATCCGCCACCTCCATGGGCCGGGACGCTCCCCAAGGGAGATGCCTGAGGTCAAAGCAGCCAAGAGGGTCATCGCCCTCGTCACCCTCTATGTCCTCCTCTATGGGAGAGATGCAGTCACGCTAAGCAGTTTGCTCAAGGGGAGAGAAAATTCTCCCGAGTTGGTCAGCAGCCACTTGGTTTTGACATTCACCTTCTCAGCCTTCAGTCCATTCCTATTGATTCACAGTAACCAGAGGTTGAGAATGTTCC